The Montipora capricornis isolate CH-2021 chromosome 3, ASM3666992v2, whole genome shotgun sequence genome includes the window GAACTTCAGAGTACACAAGTTAATGAAAGGTGAAGTAAAAGGAACTTTCTTTAGCAAGGGGAGTTTAGTAATGCCTTTCAGGAACACATCTGTTTGAAACAAACAGAAAGCCTACCACAATCCATGGATGCTTCAAGACTTCTGCAGCAGTGATTCTCTTGCTTTGGTCCACTGTAAGCATTTTCTTAATGAGATCCTTGGCCTCATCCGTCACGCTATCCCATTCCGGTGATGGAAACTACCATACaacaaacaataaagaaattacaacttcaaaatgcataattttttttcaaaggacaAGAAAGTTTTGTTACCAATCATACAACTGACACATCATACCCACAAAAAAGTACTACATCTACATATATTTTAGATGCAGGGATGCAGCTGTATTTAAACAAGAATACATAAGAATTACTGATACATTATTAAATAGTTGAGGGTGATATCAGGCTTATGTTGAAATTTAGGCTTTCCTTGAGCTTTATGCTATTTGCCTAGGTTATTTCGCGTGTACCACCTGAAAATATATGAGGTAACTTGTTTGTTTTTACTAGTTTTTCTTAAGATGCAACAAGTCAAAAGGAGAGCAATCTGGATgtaatacttgaaaaaaaaaaaaaaaaaaaaaaaaccaaccaacCAACAGCACCTATCTTCTGCAATGAACTGCCACAGGTCTTACGTAAAGattaaaagtgaagataaattAATTAAGAATGGCCAAAATGATATGCAGAAGCTGTACATTGTTGAAATAGCTTGAAATTGGTCTCAACTTGATGAGTACACAGGAACACTAAAATCATGTCACCCTAATAATTTCGTGAAAGGTAAGCTCATTAATGCATGAGTGAATTTATAGAGGAAAATGTTGCTGGAGTGTGCACCTTGTTtttaaacaaagtaaaatattgacatgaaataatgcaaatacaacacaatCTGTCATTTTTTCcaatgtaattaaaaaaaaaaccttcaaatGTTAGGATAAATTTTTTCGTAAAACTGATATCATTCATTTTGTGGCCTGTCACCCACTCATGTCATTGATTCCCGACATCAAAAAGGTTAAAACTTCAATTATTGTAGCCATTAAAATCTGTAATATCCAGACTAAATTAATTCACTCCGAAATAGCGCCTGAATTTGCTGGATATCAATCTAGGCATGACGTATATCATACTGATCAATTTTCTTGAATTCACGAACCCATAttccaaacaaattttgtgAGTTCTTTACTTTTAAACACTTAGCAGCAGGTTTCTTAgctttgtaattaaaaaaaacattaaaaaattgaCGCCATTTGCCTGAATAACCTACACGGCCTcgattattgaaaaaaaaatgctataaTTTACCCCAAAATTATCGTTCCAGGTGTTTTCAGAAATAATAGCTCTATAATTGAAGCTAGAGAAaaccacaatgtaaatgaaAACCATAGCATGATTTAATCTCTGCGCACCGCAATCTCCAAGAGCAATATATCTTGGACTCCTTGGCATTTTTACAGTGGAAGATTTGCAAAGAGAAAATAGCTGCATagaaacagaattttaaaacagGAGTGAGTGTCAAAGCGGAGAAAGGAAACGGGACATGTCATTTATCTTTAAATATAAACATTGGTCACGTTCTCCGGTTGATGGCTAAACAGACAAGCAAATGgggaattttaatacatcgatcacacacaaaaaaattaatgatatagAACGAATCGGATGCAACGAGAAAATTCTTGGAAGGCATGCTTTTTGACATGAAGTGCGAACTATGGAACTATGGAACTAACCCTAACCCGCGAACTATCATACGCGATTCCACGAGAAATCAAAGTATAttggcaaacaaaacaaattgaaccaGTGTTTTTGTAAGATTACTTACATCGTAAGCTCCAGCTTTAATCTGACTGTATAATTTTTGTTGATCTTCGTCCCAGAAGGGTGGGTAGCCAACGAGAAGAATGTAGAGTATAACCCCAGAAGCCCACAAATCAACCGCTTTGTTGTAAGCCTCTTTCTTCAAAATCTCTGGGGAAAGATAGCCTGGCGTCCCCGCAAAACCAAACCAGCCCCTTTTATCGTTGTCTACTTCGATCGCCAGTCCAAAATCTGCCAATTTACAAATAGCTGTCTTGTCTTTGCTGGAAAGAAGAAGATTTTCAGGTTTCAAATCTCTATGAACAATGCTGTGTTCGTGGCAATGTTGAACACTGTGAAGAACCTGTTGTATACAATGAGACGCGTCAGCTTCGCTGTAATATTCTCGGGCCACTATCTCCTCAAAAAGTTCTCCACCAGTCACCAGATCGAATACTAAGTAATAGAAACCTTCTTCAAGGACGCTGGAATGAAGACGGACAATGTTTGGGTGTTTCAACGCCCGGCAAATACGAGCTTCACGCTCAACTTTCTGTATGTCACGAGAGGTCATCTTGCGCGTATCGAGGATCTTTACCGCAAATTCCACCTTGCCTTCTTTCAGAGCGCATTTTCGAACTATGCTAAATGCCCCTCTTCCTAGTTCTTCTTTGATATCATACATATCATGAAAAGGCCTCAAGCTTGGGGACGCCATTGTTGCTCACAATCTCAGCTTCGATCTTTTGATCTTCGAAGAGAGAGGACTGGTGTAGAGGCAAAGACTCGAGCTCACCGGAAATAAATTTTGCCCACGTCACGTCTACTTCCGATGGTCAGCAAAATGAATAatgttgaaatggccaaagatgGTTTTGCTTTTAATCAATTGTTTGTTTTCTACTTTGTTCCagttcgtaaaaaaaaaatccaatattTCAAAAGGAGGCATTAATTGAGAAGCAGCTTCAACAACATAGAAGTTAAGTGGTGTCGAGAGTCGGTGCAATCGTTAATCGTTATTCAAATGTAGTGGTAATGTTCTGTTCAAAAGTTGTAAACTTCTTTCTTTCGAAGGACTCTTTtccttttgcgttcgctggccTGACGAGAACGGGAAAAACACACCTCTGTAGCCTGCAAGCAAACTCTCTCGAGGGGTTTTCACCGACCTAGAGAGCTTGCTCCCAGGCTAAGACCTCTGCCATAGGTCGAAACTCACtatgttgagcatgcgcggcggtttcttagcgaccaaatcctcacgtgatacttcaagttgtgtgggctcatttaacaacagcggaattacgaTTAAATGATATCTGAAACgaatcatacattgaactgcggatatgaaaatCAAtgatgatcctcgcagttgtgtacgcaattttagcaattgcgtagagaactCTGAAAAtctcaggacttcaacggggcttAAACGCGTGACCTCGACATACCACGAAGCCACCGACGCTGATGAAAAACAGTTGAGTGAGAGAGCCAGTTCAGCAAGACGAAGTAAAGTTTCCGAGCTGGttcaaaaatatttgagtgcTTGGAGGCCGCCTTTGTTGTTGGGAATGACGGTGTATAAAGATGttatgtccatggtgaaaatgattttgttttcgcccgGAAAATTGGCAGCTCTGCTTTGCGCGCAAAGTGTTATATCTAAATATGACtctatttgtgactgtgctgggagTAAAGTTTTGGCGGCGCAGAGGCTAATCGCGAGCGACTTTATTCCGCGCTCCTACAATACCGtaagctacgcaggctatgacTGTGCTAaggcaagaccgcaaagtgatagatcaacgcTCTTATCTAATTCAATCTTGAGCATTTTATTACCTTTCCGGTCTCTAAGACAGGTGATAGGTTTTTTTTCCCAGATTGAACGATGAAGAgatgtttgtttgcttgtttatttGATGAAGCTGTTTAgtcaacaattattccacgagggcgtgttggatatgagatggtaaatagccaacgagacCCGTAGctccgagttggctataaccagtctcatatccaacaagcgcgaatggaataattgttctattaaatttcctttaactccaaaagtttggaagtacgaaatacgagcgaaaaaagcgagaaaattcgagcgaaatcgccaaaactcgatgaagatgcgatgttgtgtaatacctggtggtcagacagacgcaggctcatcacaaaaacatttcttaccttttcgcggacttctaaacgtcggaattgattcaaactttccacaaaaacgtttttttgctttattcagagagaaatttcgctttccgtcgaaaataattttaacttagcaacgcttagtgcaatcatttgccatataaggtcaaactaaggtatatgagttgataaccgagattgagtaaaccaatcagagcacgagaagtGCATTACCCGAGGCTGAGAATTTAActagatgtgcttagagtgtgTATATATTCACAGTTGCGAGGGCAGCAGTACTGAGATCTTTGCCAAGATTGAAACTGGCGGAAAGTGAGTTATCACCGCATGAATTTATCCGGCGTTGAAAAACTAGTGCCTAAGTGATGTGGACCTGCTGTAATTTTACAATTGCACTCAAAGTCCCGACCACAACGCCAGGGGGAGGTACATCTGTTGGTTCTTTAATGTCTCACAGAATTATTTAACACTGAAAAAGTGCCAAATTAAACACTTTGAAGATGGATTTGAATAGAACGCACTGTTTCCTCAGTTATAGAAAGACCCTtcgtgttggtccggccaggactcgaacccacgaTCTCTTGCATCTCTGAGCCATCTGATCGGTGGTGAATGTTACTTGAAGCCATCATTACGAAAGGTAGTGCCCCAGGGTCTTACAGGCGATAAATACGCTTAGAACTTACAACTTGGGGAATAGGAATATTATGTTTGGATACGGAGTGAATTCGAACGTACTGCGTTGCCAACGTCTCGCACAACCTGAAGTGtgtgatatttttgcgtgaGGCCGCAACTTCAGACTCGGGACTACATTGCATGTTTTAAGTAGCATTCGTGGGGTATTCTAGACGTGACAGGCGAAGAGCAGGATAAAGAAAGCTTTTTTCTCACATAAAAGGCTTAAATATATTCCATAAAGCGTTAACTtattaccgaaaaaaaaaaaaacaaaaaacaaagcacaACACCAATTAAAGCTGTTTGCCTCATCCAAGCTTCATAACTCGCTGGTTCAAATCCCTACGTAGTGATGTCCTCGGTATAACAAAACGTTTTTGACTCAGTAAAAATTTATGGATTTATGAAAGGAGCCTTGGTACTAAATAAAGAAAGCCCGATAGAATGAACTTTCCCAatgaaaaagttgaaattcAGTTTTCAGAGAACTATGTTCTACGGATTTTTCAAAGTCTTCCGAAATTGAGACTGACAAAAGTGGCTCCAAGGAGAAAATAAAGTGAGGAGAGCGGGCATCCACATACGTGCCCTTTTCCAAAGGTAATCTGTATCaaataaactcttgttcttaggccatcgtagcttcattaggaaaataacacaaacagcggtgataaacattgtattccaacgcatttttataaaacttgacgtttcgtatgctagtcaacacacattttcaaaagtgaccgttacaatttttaaaaactatatatatatcgtaaacaataggggtctggaacctagactgagaaaaatgatctgcagcagtacgtgtctagacataatgaaaagtaatagctaaaatagcaataacttctcactactaatatttacattaagggaaggctttagctcttgaatgaacaaagtctctttagcTCTTTAACTGtatcaagttatttttagaaaagTTAGTTTCATTTCGCGCGGATAAAGTTACCTCGCGCGTTGCGTGGATATTTCGTGGAGGCTTCGCATGACACGACTGAACGATGCACAAATCATGGCCAACCGGCTCCACATAAATTCTCCATCTCTTCGCCTGAAAGACTTTTCTTCCGTTTgtcagttgattttttttttgccttctttattgtttttgcaTAGGTGGACGAGTTCAATGTCGTGGGCTTTTGTTTCCCTAAACTGTCCGATTTTTTCATCGCTTCCCCCTCATCTGTTGATGTATCATCGGAGCAGGATCTTTCTGGTGTTTCGCTAGCACTCTCTAGCTCGTTTTCCGTTTGTATTTCCTCTTCTTCGCTGGCACtgatttcttcttcttcgctACAACTTTCGTATTCACTGGAATCACTGGAACATTGCTTTGAGTCAGTAAAGGCAATTCTGATTGTTTTGCAAACAGAGCTCCAGTCGAAATCTTCTTGGAGTCGTTTTCGTTGACAAAACGAACAGCAATTTTGCTTTCCGCATCTTCTGCCGTTTTGGTTCGCGTCACTTCGCGAAGGACGCGTGTCCCTGAGCCTGGGCTGTCCAAGCGGAACACATTCCCgccatatgattggctgttgcATAATTATCCCCTTGGCATCTATACAGAGTGGGAGTCGATACAAAATTTTTACTTGGTGGCTCCGAATAATTCGGAGcgaaaaaaaactgtttaaaaGCATATTGTATTAACCATTGTTCCCTGGAGACACTTTCATTCAAGTGAAAATTAACACCGGCCAGTGGTATTGCTTGAAACAACTAATTTGATAATATCTTTTTGCGTTTGATGTCCCGGTCAGTCTTATCACCAGTAGCTTTGTCTTTTTCGCCATCAGCTGGATCAGTTCGTTCTTTTAGCTCTTTGGATTTTCACACTTATGGTCCATAGTTTGCCATATTCTAGAATAGCACAAAAAGTCAAAGGCATGTTTAGTACTCTTATTCCTTCGAAGCCATGATTTTTCCgctcctttgttttgtttatttaagcCCACAACTATTCATAAATTGCATACGTACGTACACAAATTCTCTACTAATTAATCAGTTCTTTTACGCATCATTGCGAATCGGTAATATAACTATTTCAAAGAACTACAAAATGGTGGATGCAATCACAGCGATTGTAGTATCAGCTATTTTGTTTGGTGGCTTTGTAATACTCTGGATTTTATCCATTGTATTTTGTTTGTGCAACGAAAGCCTGGACGAGAAAAGCAGTCATACCGCAACCGATCGACGATTTACCCCTGAAGAGGAACAAATGATTCGGCGAAACTCCGAGAGGATAGCGCAAAATTACAGAGAAGGAATTGCAGACTTGTGAGAGTTGAATAAGCTTTGGTAAGAACGATTACTCACGTGTGTATAAAGTCTTAACACATTGATAATTCCAGAAATGACTTATCAGCAAATGGGTGATTTACATTCGTGCTTACCTACTGTAAGCCCACAAGTCGCAAGTATATTCTTGGCAACGGTAAGAATCGTCGAGCAATATCAagaagaaaaacatgaagaatatGTTGTTAAAAAACACTTGATGTTGAGAAAAAGTTATCATCGTTTAAAAAGGCAATGAAATAATGTTCTGCTCATCGAAATAGTCTAAACCTCGAGTTGAGTTTAGTAGTGCGCAAACTGGAATGACTTGGCGGTCACGCAGAAATCGAGAAATTTGCATCAGCCGTGCAGTTATTTGAATTTCCATGACTTAAAACACGCAGAAGGAACATAAGCACACTACTTTTACGTCCTTTTATCGCGTCTAGAGCGATTTCAAAGTACCTTTTAAGTTTTGTCCGCTTTTGACGGGATCATTTAAATTTCTGGAACGCGACACGCGACCGTATAGATTAAGGTTTGTCATATGCAAATAGTAAGTAAACGGATTCAAAGCtaaggggctatgtcatgcaaaatgtcaccaaaatgcccaaaaagtagaatgaaacattgcaataaccacttaaaactgttgaaca containing:
- the LOC138042223 gene encoding calcium/calmodulin-dependent protein kinase type II alpha chain-like is translated as MASPSLRPFHDMYDIKEELGRGAFSIVRKCALKEGKVEFAVKILDTRKMTSRDIQKVEREARICRALKHPNIVRLHSSVLEEGFYYLVFDLVTGGELFEEIVAREYYSEADASHCIQQVLHSVQHCHEHSIVHRDLKPENLLLSSKDKTAICKLADFGLAIEVDNDKRGWFGFAGTPGYLSPEILKKEAYNKAVDLWASGVILYILLVGYPPFWDEDQQKLYSQIKAGAYDFPSPEWDSVTDEAKDLIKKMLTVDQSKRITAAEVLKHPWIVNRERIASKVHRQTTLDGLRKFNARRKLKGAILTTMLATHNFSGSRRKKESDEEVTATQPEEADGASQTSAVQQTWKTQKEQEIVRLTQQLITSITTQDFDTYSKLVDPHITAFEPEANGNLVEGVEFHKFYFDNGVRQRSAPTNTTILSPHVHILSTESACISYVRLTQRIGNSGAPITDQSEETRVWQLRNGHWVNVHFHRSSSGNGRV